Genomic window (Nicotiana sylvestris chromosome 7, ASM39365v2, whole genome shotgun sequence):
CTTCAGGCAGAACCCTGTAAAGctaatcttgccaccttttctttgtattagtttcggaaacagagttagaccgaaagagattcaaggaaaagtaaacaaaggacaagaaaatgagtttaaggagaagtgtcccttttggggaGGAAGGACAAACTTATCTAGGGTGCATGcaaacttcaatagacatgacatgcttcttggattgGATGCCCGATCCGCACAACTATcccaacttctcataaacccattgcgGCCCGTGTTTCAGAACCGAGGAACCTTGCTaggactctttcaataccaatggtggtgaggggtttcttcttttcgatcaacggcgCCTTTTGCGAGTTTTcctaatcgacctctctcatttctcttcttaccatcgccttatagtgctcttttacgagttttcactaacaaaactctctcattttcaatttctctactCACCATGGCCTTACAGTGCccataggttttcaccaataagactctctcattttatttctctcatcttgattgaTCGAAAGGActttgaacaaggtttgggtaaagagAATTTGGATGGAATTATAACTTCGGAACCGTTCCGGTGGGCTcgttgccgaaccattataacatgtgccccagtttcacttttgggggaaattgaatttttattttggtgtgactgaaccccagagagaggttgtctacgtatcctttcggaatcaagtcgaacgtagttcaggaaaacattttgcttttgttgttgttgtctttttttttcgagttccaaagaggttaatgaaagaaaagtaaccggctcaaagggttagcaaaaggattggagtgtttggggtagcgagaatgaaagctttCATCATCTTAATCGGATAGTGCTATTGCTGCAGAAAGactagacatagtaccttttgactgcatttgcgtTCACAGCTAcctcaggatcatttccttcgaaATCTCCCAAGTACAATGCTCCTCTAGGCAATATCTTTCtgacgatgtatgggcctttccaattgggAGCAAACTTCCTttttgcttcctgatgatggggaagaatacgccttagaacgagttgccccacttcaaaatttctaggccgcactttcttgttgtaagcacgggccattctttgttggtacaactgcccgtggcagactgcggccattcgcttctcatcaatcagggttaactgCTCCAGgaaggttttgacccactcactgtcttcaatttcagcttccacAATGATCCAGAGAGAAGGGATTTCGACCTCCGCgagtattacggcttcagtgccataaaccaaaagatacggggTTGCTCCGAtcgatgtgcgcaccgtagtgcgatatcccaacaatgcaaaaggcaacttttcatgccactgcctggaactttgaatcatctttctcaaaatctttttgatgttcttgtttgctgcttcgatgGCACCATTGGCTTTAGGGCGATAGGGAGTAGAATTCCGGTGTGTTATCTTGAATCGTTCGCATATCtcccccatcaaatgactattcaagtttgcagcattgtctgtgataataGTTGTAGGGACACCAAAATGGaagataagattggagtgcacaAAATCTACCATAACTTTCTTGGTGATGGTTTTGAGAGTGATTGCTTCAACacatttagtaaaatagtcaaTGGCGACCagtatgaatctatgcccatttgaggcttttggctcgattggcccaataacGTACATGCCCCAGGAGATGAATGACCAAGGTGCTGACATGAGATGCAGTTCTGTGggtggtgcatgaatcaaatccccgtgcacctgacactgatgacattttcgaacaaaactgaagcagtctttttccatggtcatccagtaataacccgcttgaaggattttctttgccaaaacatacccgttcatgttgGGTCCGCACACTCCTACGTGCACTTCGTACATGATTCTTCCAGcttcttcggcgtcaacacatcttaacaagttgaggtctggggtccttttgtacaagacatcaccactcaaaaagaaaccacttgtatgccgtctaatggttctcttttggtctccactggcttgctcagGGTATTCTTTAGTTTTCACAAATCtcttgatgtcatgataccatggctgaatatttggttctacctcaaccgtattgcagtaaccgtgcctttcccggatttggatttccaaaggatcaatgtgagcattgcctgggtatggcagcatcgaggccaaagtagcaagtgcatcagctaattcattgtgacaacgagggatgtacctgaattctattgactaGAATCGCTTggcaagatcttccacatgttgtaTATAAGGAATAATCTtgacatctcgggtttcccattctccttgagcttgtcggataattaaatctgagtctcccatgattaacaattcttcgacatcttggtcgattgccatggtcatacccataatgcaggcttcatacttggtggtattgtttgtgcagaaaaactgAAGCTGGGTTGTGGCTGGATATGCTGGCTGGTGGGTGAGATCAAGACTGCCCCAATTCCAATGCCTTTTGCATTCACCGcgccatcaaagaacattttccaagcatgggTGTCTTCGGATgttgcctcaactgaatttacctcttcatctgagaagtaagtactcaaaggttggtattcatcatcaaccgggttctctgccaaatgatctgctaccgcctaggctttcattgtcgtgcgagtgacatagactatgtcaaactctgtgagcaagatctgccaatttgctaatctcccagtgggcattggtttctgaaatatgtattttaatggatccaacctggttatgaggtaagtggtgtaagcttgcaaataatgcctcaacttctgagcaaCCCAAGTTAAAGCGCAACAAGTTCTCTCCAATAatgtgtacttggcttcataactggtgaacttcttgctcagatagtaaatggcctgctctttctttccggtcacatcatgttgcccgaggacacagccgaaagaattttccaagactgtcagatacaagaacagaagcctccctggctcaggtgggactAATACATGCGGATTTGACAGATATTCTTCgattttatcaaaagcct
Coding sequences:
- the LOC138872899 gene encoding uncharacterized protein, coding for MNQEPKYDEEEAFREINRELEQFENKLKPNLNDTEPVNFGSSEKVMETKISIHTDEKTLDTLIQLLFEFKDVFAWSYDDMPGLSVDLVVHKLPTYPHYPPVQQKQRKFKTDISDKIKEELTSTCESIFKLLKKDSVIKWTNECQEAFDKIEEYLSNPHVLVPPEPGRLLFLYLTVLENSFGYEEVNSVEATSEDTHAWKMFFDGAVNAKGIGIGAVLISPTSQHIQPQPSFSFSAQTIPPSMKPALWPWYHDIKRFVKTKEYPEQASGDQKRTIRRHTSGFFLSGDVLYKRTPDLNLLRCVDAEEAGRIMYEVHVGVCGPNMNGYVLAKKILQAGYYWMTMEKDCFSFVRKCHQCQVHGDLIHAPPTELHLMSAPWSFISWGMYVIGPIEPKASNGHRFILVAIDYFTKCVEAITLKTITKKVMVDFVHSNLIFHFGVPTTIITDNAANLNSHLMGEICERFKITHRNSTPYRPKANGAIEAANKNIKKILRKMIQSSRQWHEKLPFALLGYRTTVRTSIGATPYLLVYGTEAVILAEVEIPSLWIIVEAEIEDSEWVKTFLEQLTLIDEKRMAAEAKRKFAPNWKGPYIVRKILPRGALYLGDFEGNDPEVAVNANAVKRYYV